From Pseudobdellovibrio exovorus JSS, a single genomic window includes:
- a CDS encoding MacB family efflux pump subunit, translated as MIELRQIKKSYVMGDSTLEILKGIDLRIDDGEFVAIMGPSGSGKSTLMNILGLLDVPSDGSYKFNEIETAHMSEDELAIVRRREIGFIFQQFNLLSRMTAAENVSLPLLYSKQAVGFERAHKLLTDVGLESRLDHKPNELSGGQQQRVAIARALINNPRMILADEPTGNLDSKSEKEIMEILKKLNASGITVVIVTHEEEIGHQAKRLIRMRDGQILSDERIEDYQKADNSSSGAWIETKNSIKDFWVYFNQGFKTLLANKVRTVLSMLGVLIGVAAVVTILALGKGAEAQIKENLSSLGTNLLMVRPGVTRVGGIAQSTGAANRLLYSDADVIKDKIESAHRVSAVVSTRAQVTFSAKNWNTTVQGNSSDWAEMHSSVPLVGRFFTTDEDDQRARVAVIGATVKNELFGDQNALGEMIKINKVIFNVIGVLPAKGASGWRDQDDIILVPLKTAMFRLMGTTSVSYIEVEVDKPENMVQAQDSIVSALNTAHRIPDTRAEPAFEVRNMADIQEAMESTIGAISLLLSSIAAISLLVGGIGIMNIMLVSVTERTREIGLRKALGARANDILSQFLSESVVVSVTGGLMGVLLAGIISMGINIFGGWATSITLQSVVLAMVFSSSIGVVFGVYPALKAARLNPIDALRSD; from the coding sequence ATGATTGAACTACGTCAGATCAAAAAATCCTATGTGATGGGCGATTCAACCCTTGAGATTCTTAAGGGGATTGATTTGCGTATTGACGATGGTGAGTTTGTGGCGATCATGGGCCCGTCGGGTTCGGGTAAATCGACCTTGATGAATATACTGGGATTACTTGATGTACCCTCTGATGGTTCGTATAAGTTTAATGAAATTGAAACCGCACACATGAGCGAAGACGAATTGGCCATTGTTCGCCGTCGTGAAATTGGCTTTATCTTTCAACAGTTCAATCTGTTATCGCGGATGACCGCCGCTGAAAACGTGTCCCTTCCACTGCTGTATTCGAAGCAGGCGGTGGGATTTGAGCGAGCTCACAAACTTCTAACGGATGTCGGATTAGAGTCCCGCTTGGATCATAAACCCAATGAACTTTCGGGCGGTCAGCAACAGCGTGTGGCGATTGCACGTGCTTTGATTAACAATCCCCGCATGATTTTGGCCGATGAGCCTACGGGAAATCTAGATTCTAAAAGTGAAAAAGAAATCATGGAGATTCTAAAAAAGCTCAATGCTTCGGGAATTACTGTGGTTATCGTGACTCACGAAGAAGAAATCGGGCATCAAGCTAAGCGCCTGATTCGTATGCGTGATGGTCAAATTCTTTCAGATGAACGAATTGAAGATTATCAAAAGGCTGATAACAGTTCGTCGGGAGCATGGATTGAAACCAAAAACTCGATCAAGGATTTTTGGGTCTATTTCAATCAGGGCTTCAAAACACTATTAGCCAACAAGGTGCGCACAGTGCTTTCTATGCTCGGCGTTCTGATTGGTGTGGCGGCGGTTGTGACGATCTTAGCACTAGGCAAAGGAGCCGAGGCTCAGATCAAAGAAAATCTATCGTCCCTAGGGACTAATTTGTTGATGGTGCGTCCCGGAGTCACGCGGGTTGGGGGAATTGCTCAGTCCACAGGTGCGGCCAACCGGTTACTTTATAGTGATGCCGATGTGATTAAAGATAAAATTGAATCGGCCCATCGTGTTTCGGCTGTGGTCAGCACTCGGGCGCAAGTTACTTTTTCTGCTAAAAACTGGAATACCACTGTTCAGGGGAACTCGTCGGATTGGGCTGAAATGCACAGCTCGGTTCCGTTGGTGGGACGATTCTTTACCACAGATGAGGATGATCAACGGGCCCGCGTAGCTGTTATTGGGGCCACGGTTAAGAATGAACTTTTCGGTGATCAAAATGCACTTGGTGAAATGATTAAAATCAACAAGGTCATTTTTAATGTGATCGGAGTACTTCCGGCAAAAGGGGCTTCGGGCTGGCGTGATCAAGACGATATTATTTTAGTGCCACTGAAGACGGCGATGTTTCGCTTAATGGGAACAACCAGTGTCAGTTATATCGAAGTGGAAGTGGATAAACCTGAAAATATGGTACAGGCCCAAGATTCGATTGTGTCTGCCTTGAACACCGCCCATCGCATTCCCGATACGCGCGCAGAGCCTGCTTTTGAAGTGCGTAATATGGCGGATATTCAAGAGGCAATGGAAAGCACCATCGGAGCCATCTCGTTGTTGCTATCGTCGATTGCGGCGATTTCACTTTTGGTGGGTGGTATCGGTATTATGAATATTATGTTGGTTTCGGTCACCGAGCGCACGCGCGAGATTGGTTTGCGTAAAGCCTTAGGGGCACGCGCCAACGATATCCTGTCACAGTTCCTTTCTGAATCCGTTGTGGTCAGTGTGACCGGTGGATTGATGGGAGTATTGCTCGCGGGAATTATCTCGATGGGCATTAACATCTTCGGCGGTTGGGCGACCAGTATCACTCTTCAGTCTGTTGTCCTTGCCATGGTTTTTTCCTCATCTATCGGCGTTGTCTTCGGAGTTTATCCGGCGTTGAAAGCGGCGAGGTTGAATCCGATTGATGCGTTGAGGTCGGACTAA
- a CDS encoding efflux RND transporter periplasmic adaptor subunit, translated as MNKKYVIISLVLAILIAGGVWFFFFKAKPTQYREAEIKKSDIALKILATGTVQPENRLQIKSPLAGRAESINVREGQKVKKGEILAWVSSTERAVLLDGARAQGEAEVRKWEEIYKPTPIIAPLAGTIILRSIEPGQTFTTADAILVMADRLTIQAQVDETDLAQIFVKQKAEVVLDAYLNKPLEAVVSHIAYEAKTVNNVTTYTVYVLPLEEIDFLRSGMTANVNFIGESKQDITVVPNAFVKYEAGRPYVLVKTGKEPENRPIRLGITDGKQTEVLSGLNAGDIVVEAIVAEKKNTSSGGISFGGPPGGRRR; from the coding sequence ATGAATAAGAAGTATGTTATTATTTCCCTTGTTTTAGCCATTCTGATCGCCGGTGGCGTGTGGTTTTTCTTTTTTAAAGCGAAACCAACGCAGTATCGCGAAGCCGAAATCAAAAAATCCGATATCGCATTAAAAATTTTAGCCACGGGTACAGTACAGCCCGAGAACCGCTTGCAAATTAAGTCTCCGCTAGCAGGCCGCGCCGAAAGTATCAATGTACGCGAAGGCCAAAAAGTTAAGAAAGGCGAAATCTTGGCATGGGTCAGCTCAACAGAGCGTGCTGTGCTATTAGACGGCGCGCGCGCTCAAGGTGAGGCGGAGGTCCGCAAATGGGAAGAGATCTATAAACCCACACCGATTATTGCTCCGCTGGCAGGAACGATTATTCTGCGCAGTATTGAACCAGGACAGACCTTTACTACTGCCGATGCTATTTTGGTGATGGCAGATCGTCTGACGATCCAAGCTCAGGTGGATGAAACGGATCTGGCGCAAATCTTTGTGAAGCAAAAAGCCGAAGTGGTTTTAGATGCTTACTTAAATAAACCTCTAGAGGCGGTGGTGAGTCACATTGCCTACGAAGCCAAGACAGTGAATAACGTCACCACTTACACTGTCTATGTGTTGCCACTGGAAGAAATTGATTTCTTACGAAGCGGTATGACAGCGAATGTGAACTTTATCGGAGAATCTAAGCAAGATATCACTGTTGTTCCCAATGCCTTTGTGAAATATGAAGCGGGACGGCCCTATGTTCTAGTGAAGACGGGGAAAGAGCCAGAAAATCGTCCCATTCGTCTTGGCATTACCGATGGAAAACAGACAGAGGTGCTGTCTGGCTTAAATGCCGGAGATATCGTTGTCGAAGCCATCGTGGCCGAGAAGAAAAATACCTCTAGTGGTGGGATTAGCTTTGGCGGTCCCCCTGGTGGCCGTAGAAGGTAA
- a CDS encoding TolC family protein, which yields MRILVSALTVLIATMTLEARTLNWSDAIQMAKQNSLEYQSALKNYESVKEAQTAGMSGFLPRVSASMGASHGQVIGSPSTHGYSAQLSVSQNLFAGFADINSYYLSNTKTQQAKASLDSTLSRLSSELKQAYAEVYYMQDFKRLTSDILRRRKENYENVKLQYNMGRENKGSLLLSESYVEMASYDVMSAENSSDLALDNLKRILGLPTSEEITVDSNVPRGNEDIKSVDFEQIANRHPDVLTAQYDETMSLHSLKITRADFLPKLDLSGSYGYSDNRFFPEKDSWSVGLTLSIPLFDGLRTYSSYRSSSSTYESNRLSARNVFLKVSSEIKKSYYDYMQALQKEKIDRNFDKAAIMRAEVARNKYKNGFINFEEWDIVETDLINRQKENLSSERNRIIKQAQWEQAQGIGVLHE from the coding sequence ATGAGGATTTTAGTAAGCGCTTTAACTGTATTGATCGCGACCATGACGCTTGAGGCTCGCACTCTCAATTGGAGTGATGCCATTCAGATGGCGAAGCAAAATAGTCTTGAATACCAATCAGCATTAAAAAATTATGAGTCAGTCAAAGAAGCTCAGACAGCAGGCATGAGTGGGTTTCTACCACGAGTGAGCGCTTCTATGGGGGCTTCACATGGACAAGTGATCGGTAGCCCAAGTACTCACGGCTATAGCGCTCAACTTTCAGTAAGCCAAAACCTGTTCGCAGGGTTTGCCGATATCAACTCGTATTATCTATCAAATACAAAAACTCAGCAAGCTAAGGCCAGCTTGGATTCGACGTTATCGCGTTTAAGCAGTGAACTGAAGCAGGCCTACGCTGAAGTGTATTACATGCAGGATTTTAAACGGCTGACGTCTGACATCTTAAGACGTCGTAAAGAAAACTATGAGAATGTAAAGCTACAGTACAACATGGGACGTGAAAATAAGGGTTCCCTCTTACTATCTGAGTCTTATGTTGAGATGGCGAGTTACGATGTGATGAGCGCCGAAAATAGCTCGGATCTTGCCCTTGATAACCTCAAACGTATTTTGGGTCTTCCGACATCTGAAGAGATCACGGTCGACAGCAATGTGCCACGGGGGAATGAAGACATTAAATCAGTGGACTTCGAACAAATAGCGAATCGTCACCCTGATGTTTTAACAGCTCAGTACGATGAAACGATGTCTTTGCATAGCCTTAAAATTACACGGGCTGATTTTTTACCGAAGCTGGACTTATCAGGCAGCTATGGTTATTCGGATAATAGGTTTTTTCCAGAAAAAGACTCGTGGTCTGTGGGACTGACTTTGTCGATTCCTTTATTTGATGGATTGCGAACCTATTCCAGTTATCGCTCGTCTTCGTCGACTTATGAAAGTAATAGATTGAGTGCGCGTAATGTATTTTTGAAAGTCTCAAGCGAGATCAAAAAGTCTTACTATGACTATATGCAAGCGCTACAAAAGGAAAAGATAGACCGAAATTTCGATAAGGCCGCTATTATGCGTGCTGAAGTTGCGCGTAATAAATATAAAAATGGTTTTATCAATTTCGAAGAGTGGGACATTGTTGAAACCGATCTTATCAACAGACAAAAAGAAAATTTATCAAGCGAACGCAATCGTATCATCAAGCAAGCACAGTGGGAGCAAGCTCAGGGTATTGGAGTCTTACATGAATAA
- a CDS encoding flagellar hook protein FlgE — MSVLGSMWTGVSGLKAQGEGLSVVADNIANSGTTGFKASRAEFTDIMSRNLKGIDGGNQLGRGVRLAAVNPILLQGNIDHTDRGTDLAISGDGYFQVKGSQGVNYTRDGSFLFDKSGHLVTQSGQKVQGYMADEKGRIENRVGDIKFPRALINASATKEINLELNLDSRAVADAKVFDANDPYRTSDYATAVEIFDSQGNKHVMNLFFNKGQDRTWTFRGLVDGKEVEGTPLGQEMAQVIEGRLQFTEDGLLQSQETTTSNFNFAGGAQQNQQINLSFGDAIATGGRGEGTKQYGKESDVIRWDQDGYSAGTVTSLAFNDDGVLTASYTNGQILSLGQILVAKFENPEKLFKTGGNMFKESRDSGSPSVGSPGSSGRGTIMAKSLERSTVDIASEFVNMITSQRAFQANAKTVSTSDELLAEVIQMKR; from the coding sequence ATGAGCGTTCTAGGATCAATGTGGACAGGTGTATCTGGTTTAAAAGCACAAGGCGAAGGCTTAAGTGTAGTAGCAGATAACATTGCCAACTCAGGCACAACAGGTTTCAAAGCATCTCGCGCAGAATTCACAGACATTATGTCTCGCAACTTAAAAGGTATCGATGGTGGTAACCAATTAGGTCGCGGTGTTCGCTTAGCTGCAGTAAACCCTATCCTTTTACAAGGTAACATTGATCATACAGATCGCGGTACTGACCTTGCTATCAGCGGTGATGGCTACTTCCAAGTTAAAGGAAGCCAAGGTGTTAACTATACTCGTGATGGTTCTTTCTTATTCGATAAATCAGGTCACTTAGTAACTCAAAGCGGTCAAAAAGTTCAAGGTTACATGGCTGATGAAAAAGGTAGAATTGAAAACCGTGTTGGCGATATCAAATTCCCTCGCGCGTTGATCAATGCTTCTGCGACTAAAGAAATCAATTTAGAATTAAACTTAGACTCTCGTGCGGTTGCTGATGCAAAAGTATTTGATGCTAATGATCCGTACAGAACTTCAGATTACGCTACAGCGGTAGAAATCTTTGACTCTCAAGGTAACAAACACGTAATGAACTTGTTCTTCAACAAAGGTCAAGATCGTACATGGACATTCCGCGGTTTAGTAGATGGTAAAGAAGTAGAAGGAACTCCACTTGGACAAGAAATGGCTCAAGTGATAGAAGGTCGTCTACAATTTACTGAAGATGGATTGTTACAATCTCAAGAAACAACGACATCTAACTTCAACTTTGCTGGTGGTGCACAACAAAACCAACAAATTAACTTAAGCTTCGGTGATGCTATTGCAACTGGTGGCCGCGGTGAAGGTACTAAGCAATACGGTAAAGAGTCAGATGTTATCCGTTGGGATCAAGATGGATACTCTGCTGGTACAGTAACTAGCTTAGCGTTCAATGATGACGGTGTTTTAACAGCTTCTTACACGAACGGTCAAATCTTGAGCCTAGGTCAAATCCTAGTAGCAAAATTTGAAAATCCAGAGAAATTATTCAAAACAGGTGGAAACATGTTTAAAGAATCAAGAGACTCTGGCAGCCCTTCAGTAGGTTCTCCAGGTTCATCTGGTCGCGGTACAATCATGGCGAAGTCTCTTGAAAGATCAACTGTGGATATCGCTTCTGAATTCGTGAATATGATCACGAGCCAAAGAGCCTTCCAAGCGAATGCTAAAACAGTTTCAACTTCTGATGAGTTGCTAGCTGAAGTCATTCAAATGAAAAGATAG
- a CDS encoding TIGR02530 family flagellar biosynthesis protein — protein MEKMKLNNPALMNGLDRIQNLIPTKPTEIKKSGGEGEVSFKDTFKDALKEANSANETAALKTGAAKADGPQLKFSNHAIERMQSRGISYSPQDLTRLGEAVQKAAAKGSKDTLVLMDHSALIVSVKNNTVVTVMDKNALKENVFTNIDSTIVM, from the coding sequence ATGGAAAAGATGAAGTTGAATAATCCTGCCCTGATGAATGGGTTGGATAGAATACAGAATCTGATCCCGACCAAGCCGACGGAAATTAAAAAATCCGGTGGTGAAGGCGAAGTATCTTTTAAGGACACCTTCAAAGATGCTTTGAAAGAGGCGAACTCAGCGAATGAAACGGCAGCTCTGAAGACAGGTGCCGCGAAAGCAGACGGGCCTCAGCTTAAGTTTTCTAATCACGCTATCGAGCGGATGCAGTCGCGAGGGATTTCCTACTCGCCTCAGGATCTGACAAGATTGGGTGAAGCGGTTCAAAAGGCCGCGGCTAAGGGTTCGAAGGATACATTAGTGTTAATGGATCATTCAGCCTTGATCGTGAGTGTGAAGAACAACACGGTCGTGACGGTGATGGATAAGAATGCATTAAAAGAAAATGTGTTCACCAACATCGACAGCACTATAGTGATGTAG
- a CDS encoding flagellar hook assembly protein FlgD, which yields MSTMGMKVGTKTWNDQSTEMVNPKEVQSLTDEQKQKIGSEDLSALLNRAADKNWVDNSKRVAGHGNEKMDKDAFFKLMLTQLKHQDPMNPLKNHEMAAQLAQFSSLEQMTNMNTTLGKIEARGSQPQDFQALNLIGKTVAGDSSRVVRTQFDKEHDFNFNLVQDAGDVSVKLFSAQGELVREFNMTNLKAGENKITWNGQNDKGAPQTAGEYFFQVDAKNNVGNRIPVRTEFKGTITGISFSSEGPVLQVGNQSIKMKDVSQITDSSAKQNDQNLKNSTSLDLKNTGDASQTNLTAEDTLSTVPRFSQKGNVMTDVAMAPELMEQLQKEIK from the coding sequence ATGTCAACAATGGGAATGAAAGTCGGAACGAAAACTTGGAATGATCAGTCAACTGAAATGGTCAATCCAAAAGAAGTTCAGTCTTTAACTGATGAGCAGAAACAAAAAATTGGCTCTGAAGATTTAAGTGCATTGTTGAATCGCGCTGCCGATAAAAATTGGGTCGACAACTCTAAGCGAGTTGCAGGACACGGGAATGAAAAAATGGATAAAGATGCATTTTTCAAATTGATGTTAACTCAGTTGAAACATCAAGATCCGATGAACCCGCTTAAAAATCACGAGATGGCGGCGCAGTTGGCGCAATTCTCGAGCTTAGAGCAAATGACGAACATGAATACGACTCTTGGTAAGATCGAAGCACGTGGCTCACAGCCGCAGGATTTCCAAGCTTTAAACTTAATTGGAAAAACTGTTGCTGGTGACTCTTCACGAGTTGTTAGAACACAATTCGATAAAGAACACGATTTCAATTTCAATCTTGTACAAGATGCAGGCGATGTCAGTGTGAAATTATTTTCTGCGCAAGGTGAATTAGTTCGTGAGTTTAACATGACGAACTTAAAAGCCGGTGAAAATAAAATCACTTGGAATGGACAAAATGATAAAGGTGCTCCGCAAACTGCTGGTGAATATTTCTTCCAAGTAGATGCGAAAAATAATGTTGGAAATCGTATTCCTGTGCGTACTGAGTTCAAGGGAACGATCACTGGTATTAGCTTTTCGTCTGAAGGACCTGTACTTCAGGTGGGAAATCAGAGCATAAAAATGAAGGACGTAAGTCAGATTACAGACTCAAGTGCTAAGCAGAACGACCAGAATTTAAAAAACTCTACTAGCCTTGACTTGAAAAACACAGGTGATGCATCGCAAACTAATCTTACAGCAGAAGACACTTTATCAACGGTGCCCCGCTTCTCTCAGAAGGGCAACGTGATGACGGATGTAGCGATGGCACCAGAATTAATGGAACAGTTACAGAAGGAGATAAAGTAG
- a CDS encoding flagellar hook-length control protein FliK, with amino-acid sequence MLDKMIGVSPPQKGEALETKLAESKRFRDTSGGDYRKDFEKALQDKLDRRLEQRKDDLAAKREEERRNAAQRQEGSRAEKDSEGQNKKSLGGTKKRVTEDEDKIVSNVMASIENNIETPESKIDGLAKIEVGITENAQLADLLAKASLPAAEGSDVMAQTVSADAELSLAQLSDQMPTLEGEVASLSPEQALEEAALQQQDKALSSKLASSSSLQADLEAAVDFTEGSKSLVSEGLNAQAKPLNEVQAQGAQKAQQFEQDILSKLQQDKTFSVPQAQSKGFSEQSQFEQKSFEQMKDLRSDLMGNNGLHQAAGQSHGEFKTHLQATASTSTAMANADVNADVGDASIREIMNQAQFLVRRGGGEVNVKMTPEGMGEVQLRVLLQNGKLNVEMQTQTHEAKKLLEESLSDLKSGLAAQRLSLEHVKIDTVGATNADNTAQNQSNLNQGNSQHQAREFWNDMQQNSQQGFSGNSSGSSSGQREWSGSSVDLQAGNRAQSAQALRTYGGTKGATLNRVA; translated from the coding sequence ATGCTCGATAAAATGATAGGTGTCAGCCCCCCACAAAAGGGAGAGGCTCTAGAAACCAAACTTGCAGAGAGCAAGCGGTTTCGTGATACTTCCGGTGGTGACTATCGAAAAGACTTCGAAAAAGCACTACAAGACAAACTAGATCGGCGATTGGAACAAAGAAAAGACGATCTGGCGGCGAAACGGGAAGAAGAACGAAGAAACGCAGCACAAAGGCAAGAAGGGTCAAGAGCTGAAAAGGATTCAGAAGGGCAAAATAAAAAGTCACTTGGGGGAACAAAAAAGAGAGTGACGGAAGATGAAGACAAGATAGTTTCAAATGTTATGGCCTCAATCGAGAATAATATTGAAACTCCAGAGTCGAAGATAGACGGACTGGCGAAGATCGAAGTTGGAATCACAGAAAATGCTCAATTAGCTGATCTACTAGCCAAGGCTTCATTGCCTGCGGCAGAGGGATCTGATGTTATGGCTCAGACCGTGTCTGCAGATGCAGAGCTGTCTTTAGCACAACTGTCAGACCAGATGCCGACGTTAGAGGGCGAAGTGGCCTCTTTGTCGCCAGAGCAAGCTTTAGAAGAAGCGGCTTTGCAACAGCAGGATAAAGCGTTGTCATCGAAGTTGGCGTCATCGTCTTCTTTACAAGCTGACTTAGAAGCGGCTGTGGATTTCACAGAGGGTTCTAAATCTCTTGTTTCAGAGGGGTTGAATGCGCAAGCTAAGCCTTTGAATGAGGTGCAAGCACAAGGGGCTCAGAAAGCGCAGCAATTCGAGCAAGATATTTTAAGTAAGCTTCAGCAAGATAAAACATTTAGTGTACCTCAGGCTCAAAGCAAAGGATTTTCAGAACAAAGTCAGTTCGAACAAAAAAGTTTCGAGCAGATGAAAGATCTAAGATCTGACCTGATGGGAAATAATGGATTACATCAAGCTGCAGGACAGTCTCATGGCGAATTTAAAACTCATTTGCAAGCGACAGCAAGCACTTCGACAGCAATGGCGAATGCTGATGTCAATGCCGATGTGGGTGACGCCAGCATCCGCGAAATTATGAATCAAGCACAGTTCTTGGTAAGACGCGGTGGTGGTGAAGTTAACGTGAAGATGACTCCTGAAGGTATGGGCGAGGTTCAGTTAAGAGTTCTTCTACAGAATGGAAAACTGAATGTTGAGATGCAAACTCAGACTCATGAAGCAAAAAAGCTTCTTGAAGAGAGTTTATCTGATCTAAAGTCGGGTCTAGCTGCTCAGCGTTTAAGTTTAGAACATGTTAAAATTGACACTGTAGGTGCGACAAATGCTGACAATACGGCTCAGAATCAGTCAAACTTAAATCAGGGTAACTCGCAACACCAAGCGCGTGAATTCTGGAATGATATGCAGCAAAACTCTCAGCAGGGTTTTTCTGGTAACTCATCTGGTAGCTCTTCAGGGCAACGTGAATGGTCAGGGTCATCTGTAGATCTTCAAGCTGGCAATCGTGCGCAATCCGCACAAGCTTTAAGAACTTATGGTGGAACTAAAGGCGCAACTCTGAACAGAGTGGCTTAA
- a CDS encoding MotE family protein has translation MKTGYDQHFKKMKQTPQTSATQVKTKSSSSVANNRRKEKKSFPVMPLFSFMLIAAAGLLFLENFDSVESYFKKIEISVGTAQANETTNAQPVEATPVVPAGTVDKVPTVDAKKVDDTDYLFKLAERKKQLDQREEELNKLAEKIEKQKVEIAEKLQKLEETRARISTALEEKIRDDDTKVDTLVQMYSNMKPQQAAKVFETLDEDLVIEILGRMKKKNAADILNLIAPEKAQVFAERYTGYRAPASK, from the coding sequence ATGAAGACGGGATATGATCAACACTTCAAAAAAATGAAACAGACGCCTCAGACGTCTGCTACTCAGGTAAAAACTAAGAGTTCATCTTCTGTGGCAAATAACAGAAGAAAGGAAAAGAAATCTTTTCCAGTGATGCCTCTTTTTAGTTTTATGTTGATTGCCGCTGCCGGATTATTGTTTTTAGAAAACTTTGACTCGGTTGAATCTTATTTTAAAAAAATTGAAATCAGTGTGGGCACAGCGCAGGCGAATGAAACGACAAATGCCCAGCCTGTCGAGGCGACTCCGGTTGTTCCTGCCGGAACAGTGGATAAAGTTCCGACTGTAGATGCGAAAAAAGTAGATGATACGGATTATCTATTTAAACTAGCAGAACGAAAAAAGCAGTTAGATCAACGTGAAGAAGAGTTGAATAAACTAGCTGAAAAAATCGAAAAACAAAAAGTAGAGATCGCTGAAAAATTGCAAAAGCTAGAAGAAACGCGTGCACGTATTTCGACGGCACTAGAAGAAAAAATTCGCGACGACGATACGAAAGTGGATACGCTGGTGCAAATGTACTCGAACATGAAACCGCAACAGGCGGCAAAAGTTTTCGAGACATTGGATGAAGATTTAGTTATCGAAATTTTAGGTCGCATGAAAAAGAAAAATGCGGCAGATATTTTAAATTTAATTGCTCCTGAGAAAGCTCAGGTGTTTGCAGAGCGCTATACGGGATATAGAGCTCCAGCAAGCAAGTAG
- the fliJ gene encoding flagellar export protein FliJ has protein sequence MKKFKFTLEKVLKQRQIAADMAQKGFAEAQAAYDEEVAKRDEMVHVKNSSLDQRATMIQQGSGWVNSVEQINEFVIGQDLRIKNQNLRLLEFEKLVELKREILRQAVSEVKILEKLEEKQRAEHKAQTDREQQADMDELAVLRFSRKENLIKGSHEDGI, from the coding sequence ATGAAGAAGTTTAAGTTCACTTTAGAAAAAGTACTCAAACAGCGCCAAATCGCTGCGGACATGGCCCAGAAGGGCTTTGCCGAGGCACAGGCGGCTTATGACGAGGAAGTGGCTAAAAGGGACGAAATGGTTCATGTTAAAAATAGTTCGCTTGATCAAAGGGCGACTATGATCCAACAGGGCTCTGGTTGGGTTAATTCTGTTGAACAAATTAATGAATTTGTAATCGGGCAAGACTTAAGAATTAAAAACCAGAACCTACGTCTACTGGAATTCGAAAAATTGGTCGAGTTGAAACGTGAAATTTTGCGACAAGCCGTTTCTGAGGTTAAGATATTAGAGAAGCTTGAAGAAAAGCAGCGGGCTGAGCATAAAGCACAGACTGATCGCGAACAACAAGCGGATATGGATGAGTTAGCTGTATTGAGGTTTTCTAGGAAGGAAAATCTAATAAAAGGAAGTCATGAAGACGGGATATGA